A DNA window from Planctomycetota bacterium contains the following coding sequences:
- the thrC gene encoding threonine synthase, whose translation MSQAPSHFVKGLKCRECGHQIPAAPVHVCTQCFGPYEVEYDYDAMRGQVTRESIESGPQSLWRYRQLLPVEGEPRCGIHSGFTPLKRADRLAAELGCRELYIKDDSCNYPTYSYKERVVSVAITKAVEFGFDTVGCASTGNLANSVASHAAQAGLNCYVMIPHDLEQGKVVASLVFGPKVVPIKGNYDDVNRLCTEIADKYGWAIVNVNLRPFYTEGAKTHGFEIAEQLGWRLPQHTILPTAGGTILPKVHKAYAELEKLGLVDVPEGGAKFYSAQAAGCNPVVTSLRAGNDIIKPQKPHTLAKSIAIGNPADGYYVYHAVKDSGGAGMDATDAEIVDAIKLLGRTEGIFTEPAGGTTLAAAVKLIQNGTIDKDESIVVCVTGNGLKTIEAVADKLDRPASIEAKLDAFDAYVDEHGGPDSLNQTAARVSNAQEALTAV comes from the coding sequence ATGAGCCAAGCGCCCTCCCACTTCGTCAAAGGTCTCAAGTGCCGCGAGTGCGGTCACCAGATCCCCGCCGCGCCCGTTCACGTCTGCACGCAATGCTTCGGCCCCTACGAAGTCGAGTACGACTACGACGCAATGCGTGGCCAGGTCACGCGCGAGAGCATCGAATCCGGGCCGCAGTCGCTTTGGCGGTATCGCCAGCTGTTGCCGGTCGAGGGCGAGCCGCGTTGCGGCATCCACTCGGGTTTCACACCGCTCAAGCGGGCCGACCGTCTCGCGGCCGAGCTGGGCTGCCGTGAGTTGTACATCAAGGACGACTCCTGCAACTACCCGACGTACTCGTACAAGGAGCGCGTCGTGTCGGTGGCGATCACCAAGGCCGTCGAGTTCGGCTTCGACACCGTCGGCTGCGCGTCCACCGGCAACCTCGCCAACTCCGTCGCGTCCCACGCCGCCCAGGCCGGGCTTAACTGCTACGTCATGATCCCCCACGACCTGGAGCAGGGGAAGGTCGTCGCGTCGCTGGTCTTCGGTCCCAAGGTCGTGCCGATCAAGGGCAACTACGACGACGTCAACCGCCTTTGCACCGAGATCGCCGACAAATACGGCTGGGCGATCGTCAACGTCAACCTGCGCCCGTTCTACACCGAAGGCGCTAAGACGCACGGCTTCGAGATCGCCGAGCAGCTCGGCTGGCGGCTCCCGCAGCACACCATCCTCCCCACCGCCGGCGGCACGATCCTGCCCAAAGTTCACAAGGCCTACGCCGAACTCGAAAAGCTTGGCCTCGTCGACGTCCCCGAAGGCGGCGCGAAGTTTTACTCGGCCCAAGCCGCCGGCTGCAACCCGGTCGTCACCTCGCTCCGCGCCGGCAACGACATCATCAAGCCGCAGAAGCCCCATACGCTCGCCAAGTCCATCGCCATCGGCAACCCCGCCGACGGCTACTACGTCTACCACGCCGTGAAAGACTCCGGCGGCGCCGGCATGGACGCGACCGATGCCGAGATCGTCGACGCGATCAAACTCCTGGGCCGGACCGAAGGCATCTTCACCGAACCCGCCGGCGGCACCACCCTCGCCGCCGCCGTCAAGCTCATCCAGAACGGCACCATCGACAAGGACGAGTCCATCGTCGTCTGCGTCACCGGCAACGGGCTCAAAACCATCGAAGCCGTCGCCGACAAGCTCGACCGCCCCGCCTCCATCGAAGCCAAGCTCGACGCCTTTGACGCTTACGTCGATGAGCACGGCGGCCCCGACTCGCTGAACCAAACCGCGGCCCGCGTGTCCAACGCCCAAGAGGCTCTCACGGCCGTGTGA
- a CDS encoding response regulator translates to MQPVAPGTKRPRLLIADDAVATRNGLAELMRRRGYRSLQAANGSEAIELLKQESVDGLVLDLQMPGTDGFAVLDYVAEHRRGLPVVLLSGLAADEIQDRMANLASPNLPPLFLKPVDADQMLDVMELLLSGELPTDPSAV, encoded by the coding sequence ATGCAGCCCGTCGCCCCTGGCACGAAACGCCCACGCCTGCTGATCGCAGACGATGCCGTCGCGACACGCAACGGGCTGGCCGAGCTGATGCGGCGGCGGGGGTATCGCTCCCTCCAGGCCGCCAACGGCTCCGAGGCGATCGAGCTGCTCAAGCAAGAGTCGGTCGACGGTCTGGTGCTCGATCTGCAGATGCCAGGAACCGATGGGTTCGCTGTGTTGGACTACGTTGCCGAACATCGGCGCGGCCTACCGGTGGTGCTGCTCAGTGGATTGGCCGCCGACGAGATCCAAGACCGCATGGCCAACCTTGCCAGCCCCAACCTGCCGCCGCTGTTTCTCAAGCCCGTCGACGCCGATCAAATGCTCGACGTGATGGAGTTGCTGCTCAGCGGCGAGCTACCGACCGACCCGTCGGCGGTTTGA